The following proteins come from a genomic window of Companilactobacillus pabuli:
- the acpP gene encoding acyl carrier protein, with translation MTEQAVFDKIKALIADKFEVDASTITKETSFTKDLDADSIDLVEFVLELEDEFGSEIPDDDAEKITTVGEAVSYISSHQG, from the coding sequence ATGACAGAACAAGCTGTATTTGACAAAATCAAAGCATTGATTGCTGACAAATTTGAAGTAGATGCATCAACAATTACTAAAGAAACATCATTTACAAAAGATTTGGATGCAGATTCTATCGACCTTGTGGAATTTGTACTAGAACTTGAGGATGAGTTTGGTTCAGAAATTCCTGATGATGATGCTGAAAAGATTACAACAGTTGGTGAAGCAGTTAGCTATATTTCTTCACATCAAGGATAA
- a CDS encoding Asp23/Gls24 family envelope stress response protein, translating to MAVTIKTKHGEIEVSTNTVATIVGGAASDIYGIVGMASKNQLRDGMNTILNREDFSRGVVIHQEDGKLAVDVYIIVGYGIKISEVAKNLKEKVKYNLETMLGTPAGTVNVYVQGIKVLDDIE from the coding sequence ATGGCAGTTACAATTAAAACAAAACATGGTGAAATTGAAGTTTCAACAAATACTGTTGCTACAATTGTCGGCGGTGCTGCTTCTGATATCTACGGTATCGTAGGTATGGCAAGTAAGAACCAACTACGTGACGGGATGAATACGATTTTGAACCGTGAGGACTTTTCTAGAGGTGTAGTTATTCATCAAGAAGATGGTAAACTGGCCGTTGATGTCTACATAATCGTTGGATATGGTATTAAAATATCCGAAGTAGCGAAAAATTTAAAAGAAAAAGTAAAATATAACCTAGAAACAATGCTTGGAACGCCAGCTGGCACTGTTAACGTTTATGTTCAAGGAATTAAAGTTCTGGACGATATCGAATAG
- the rpmB gene encoding 50S ribosomal protein L28 yields MAKDIITGRKTVFGNKRSHALNQSKRSWKPNLQKVRIMVDGKPKRVWVSARALKSGKVTRV; encoded by the coding sequence ATGGCAAAAGATATTATTACAGGCCGTAAAACAGTGTTCGGTAACAAACGTTCACACGCTCTTAACCAATCAAAACGTTCTTGGAAGCCAAATTTGCAAAAAGTTCGTATCATGGTTGATGGTAAGCCAAAACGTGTATGGGTTTCAGCTAGAGCATTGAAATCAGGAAAAGTTACTCGTGTATAA
- the smc gene encoding chromosome segregation protein SMC, producing MPLKSLTINGFKSFADKTKIDFTSGITGIVGPNGSGKSNITEAIRWVMGEQSAKSLRGDKMVDVIFAGSATRPQMNRAEVILEFDNRNKELKTTQDEVVICRRLFRNGDTEFLINNKNCRLRDITELFMDSGMGKQSFSIISQGRVEAIFNSKPVERRSIIEESAGVSLFKQKKQQAENKLSDTTDNLHRVSDIVSELSKQVEPLKKQASIARDYKEQKSKYDDIYQKILTIEIRDLSNQKHQIDKELREVKTSLQNISQQVTQANQQVEDNNQAVRTLTNQLDEKQAKLVEVTKTLEIYNSKIAVADERTGFNSTTKLTLTNQLKSVEEQKVKNDAKLVESNKKLAQCLEKITDFEKKLKDLQQLKQKTPADIKDNIAQLRTDYINLLQDQVTNNNEQKFSQRQLERINAGISEQNSQLKEVTTKLESYKEDHQKIDAEIKKLVDDNQALLTRNQELEKSIQEITETGKNENNNYLKILENLQEIKARKKVLENMEQEHAGFFEGAKNVLNNKARLSGIVGAVAELISVPQDYQLAIQTVVSNQLQSIVTEDEVAAKHAIAYLRQNRGGRATFLPLNIIQARTINTNDLNKAKRVTGFVGVASDLVTYDGKVENIVKNILGNLLVAKNIDDATSISAAVNRKFRVVTLDGNVVNAGGSLTGGQQRRVNSSILSRKDELADLTKQLSKQELLMDQKQALVQDLRNQLVQFNAEKKRIDAKLANFNQSKSKFENEISTSQSEEKHFSERLDVIKYNLSKNQEEQAQINQDLATQKATAEKIQKEITATQQEIDQKQKLLTDFDTQLNKINHQEQELQTKLAVIKNNHANESDQNSYLKESISQATEQISELQGKLNDLDSEKNQLDLSNTEVKNRIKECQTEIKDLQDVVAKLKAEREKQQALSTELNSKAQRNFDLQKAAADQQESLAIQNTKLSNQIDSRLDTLSQDYQLTYEASLQDLKRGDYDPEALKKEARLLKMGIEELGTVNLSAIDDYDKVKDRYEFLTQQQNDLLQARSQLLDTMSEMDKEVTTRFKKTFDEVSEAFEKIFPEMFAGGRAKLVLTEPDNLLESGIEIIAQPPGKKFQRLSLLSGGEKALTAITLLFAIIKAKPVPFCILDEVEASLDDANVYRFANYLNQYDDNTEFIVITHRKGTMMNVNRLYGVTMEESGVSRMLSVKVKE from the coding sequence ATGCCATTAAAATCATTAACGATCAATGGGTTTAAATCATTTGCTGATAAAACGAAGATTGATTTCACAAGTGGAATCACAGGTATCGTTGGACCCAACGGGAGTGGAAAATCAAATATTACTGAAGCCATACGTTGGGTAATGGGTGAACAATCAGCAAAGAGTTTACGTGGAGACAAAATGGTCGATGTGATTTTTGCTGGAAGTGCGACTCGTCCCCAAATGAATCGTGCGGAAGTAATTTTGGAATTTGATAATCGCAATAAAGAATTAAAAACAACTCAAGATGAAGTTGTAATTTGTCGTCGGCTCTTTAGAAATGGTGATACGGAATTTTTGATCAATAATAAGAATTGTCGTTTACGTGATATTACTGAATTATTCATGGATTCTGGGATGGGTAAACAATCATTTTCAATTATTTCCCAAGGTCGAGTTGAAGCAATCTTTAACAGTAAGCCAGTGGAAAGACGTAGTATTATTGAAGAATCAGCTGGTGTGTCTTTATTTAAGCAAAAAAAGCAACAGGCTGAAAATAAATTATCCGATACAACTGACAATTTACATCGTGTTTCTGATATTGTTTCAGAATTGTCAAAACAAGTTGAACCACTAAAGAAACAAGCTAGTATTGCTCGTGATTACAAAGAACAAAAGAGTAAGTACGATGATATTTATCAAAAAATCTTAACGATTGAAATTAGAGATTTATCAAATCAAAAACATCAAATCGACAAAGAGCTACGAGAAGTCAAAACTAGCTTACAAAATATCTCTCAACAAGTAACACAGGCTAACCAACAAGTAGAAGATAATAACCAAGCCGTTAGAACTTTAACCAATCAACTAGATGAAAAACAGGCTAAATTAGTTGAAGTAACGAAAACCTTAGAAATTTACAATAGTAAAATTGCCGTCGCCGATGAAAGAACCGGTTTTAATTCGACGACAAAGTTGACTTTGACCAATCAATTGAAATCAGTTGAAGAACAAAAAGTAAAAAACGATGCAAAGTTGGTTGAATCAAATAAAAAATTAGCCCAATGTCTAGAAAAAATCACTGATTTTGAAAAGAAATTAAAAGATTTACAGCAATTGAAACAAAAGACACCAGCTGATATTAAGGATAATATTGCCCAATTAAGAACTGATTACATCAATCTTCTCCAAGACCAAGTAACGAATAATAATGAACAAAAATTTTCGCAAAGACAATTAGAACGAATCAATGCGGGGATTTCTGAACAAAATTCTCAACTTAAAGAAGTAACGACTAAATTAGAAAGTTATAAAGAAGATCATCAAAAAATTGATGCTGAAATCAAAAAATTAGTTGATGATAATCAAGCACTTTTGACACGCAATCAAGAGTTAGAAAAATCAATTCAAGAAATTACGGAAACGGGTAAGAATGAAAATAATAACTATCTGAAGATTTTAGAAAACCTTCAAGAAATTAAAGCTCGTAAAAAAGTTCTCGAAAATATGGAACAAGAACACGCTGGTTTCTTCGAAGGTGCTAAGAATGTTTTAAATAATAAAGCACGTCTTTCCGGAATCGTTGGTGCCGTTGCAGAACTCATTTCGGTACCGCAAGATTATCAATTGGCTATTCAAACTGTTGTCAGCAATCAATTGCAATCGATCGTAACTGAAGATGAAGTGGCTGCTAAACATGCCATTGCTTACTTACGTCAAAATCGCGGCGGTCGTGCGACTTTCTTACCACTTAACATTATCCAAGCTCGTACCATCAACACTAATGATTTGAACAAAGCTAAAAGGGTCACAGGTTTTGTTGGAGTCGCTAGTGATTTAGTGACCTATGATGGAAAAGTTGAGAATATTGTTAAGAATATTTTGGGTAATTTATTAGTTGCTAAAAATATCGATGATGCAACAAGTATCTCAGCAGCAGTTAATCGCAAATTCCGCGTGGTTACTTTAGATGGAAATGTTGTTAATGCTGGTGGTTCTTTAACTGGTGGACAACAACGTCGTGTTAATTCAAGTATTTTGAGTCGAAAAGATGAGTTAGCAGATTTGACTAAGCAACTTTCTAAACAAGAATTGTTGATGGATCAAAAACAAGCACTAGTTCAAGATTTAAGAAATCAATTGGTACAATTCAATGCCGAAAAGAAACGTATTGATGCAAAGCTTGCTAATTTCAACCAGTCTAAGAGTAAATTTGAAAATGAAATTTCAACTTCTCAAAGTGAAGAAAAGCATTTTAGTGAACGTTTAGATGTTATCAAATACAATTTGAGCAAGAATCAAGAAGAGCAAGCACAAATCAATCAAGATTTGGCTACGCAAAAGGCCACAGCTGAGAAGATTCAAAAAGAAATTACTGCTACTCAACAAGAAATTGATCAAAAGCAAAAATTGTTGACTGACTTTGATACACAGCTCAATAAAATCAATCATCAAGAGCAAGAATTACAAACTAAATTAGCAGTTATCAAGAATAATCATGCGAATGAATCCGATCAAAATAGCTATTTGAAGGAATCGATTTCTCAAGCAACTGAACAGATTTCTGAATTACAAGGTAAGCTAAATGACCTAGATTCAGAAAAGAATCAGTTAGATTTAAGTAATACTGAAGTTAAAAATCGTATCAAAGAGTGTCAAACTGAAATTAAAGATTTGCAAGATGTTGTAGCTAAGTTAAAAGCTGAGCGTGAAAAGCAGCAAGCTTTGTCTACTGAGTTAAATTCCAAGGCACAACGTAATTTTGATTTGCAAAAAGCAGCAGCTGATCAGCAAGAATCATTGGCAATTCAAAATACTAAGTTGTCCAACCAAATCGACAGTCGCTTGGATACCTTGTCGCAAGATTATCAGTTGACTTATGAAGCATCGCTTCAAGATTTAAAGCGTGGAGACTACGATCCAGAAGCTTTGAAGAAAGAGGCACGATTGCTCAAAATGGGAATTGAGGAATTAGGAACCGTTAATTTGTCGGCTATTGATGATTATGACAAGGTCAAGGATCGTTATGAATTTTTGACACAACAACAAAATGACCTCTTACAAGCTAGAAGTCAGTTGTTAGACACGATGTCGGAAATGGATAAAGAAGTAACGACAAGATTTAAGAAGACATTTGATGAAGTATCAGAAGCCTTTGAGAAAATTTTCCCAGAAATGTTTGCTGGTGGTCGTGCTAAGTTAGTTTTAACTGAACCCGATAATTTATTGGAATCAGGAATTGAAATTATTGCTCAGCCACCCGGGAAGAAATTCCAACGACTAAGTCTATTATCCGGTGGAGAAAAAGCTTTAACGGCAATTACTTTGCTCTTTGCAATTATTAAAGCCAAACCAGTTCCATTTTGTATCTTGGATGAGGTTGAAGCGTCACTTGATGATGCTAACGTTTATCGTTTTGCTAATTATTTAAATCAATATGATGACAATACTGAATTCATCGTTATTACTCACCGTAAAGGAACTATGATGAACGTAAATCGTTTGTATGGTGTAACTATGGAAGAATCTGGTGTTTCCAGAATGTTATCAGTTAAAGTCAAAGAATAG
- the recG gene encoding ATP-dependent DNA helicase RecG: MDLRKVSLAQLPSVGPKRLEALQSLGINNVYDLLFYFPFRYEDMQAKSLDDAVDQEKILVKGVVASEPVVSRFGYKKTRLNVRLMTDNESIMVTFFNQPWLKDKFKTGNDAAVYGKWNANRRSLMGMKVIGINDNSVDSVYSVNKNIHQKTLINLIKVAFEKYHDQIDTVVPSYLRLKYKLLDDEQIVSGIHFPKNEEQSEEARRSAKFREFFLFQCGLQSIKRNDDNKNIGIVEKYDQKFLDDFIQSLPFKLTDAQNRVVKEILQDMASDHHMNRLLQGDVGSGKTIVSVIAMLASVTAGYQAAIMAPTEILAQQHFDKISKLLTPLKIRTALLTGSLTKKEHDFIAGDILNGKTNIVVGTHALIQDSVEFKDLGFIVIDEQHRFGVNQRKALRQKGDNPDVLAMTATPIPRTLAITTYGDMDVSRIDQLPAGRKKIETYWIRSQKIEQMYQFVAKELQTGSQVYVVTPLISESETMDLKNAELIFDKFTELFGKKYKIGLLHGQMPNDQKEAVMNDFSDKKIDVLVSTTVIEVGVDVPNASVMVIYDANRFGLSQLHQLRGRVGRGDKQSYCILIADPKNESAAERMKILTSTNDGFVLAEEDLKMRGAGDLLGNRQSGLPEFKIGNPINDINILEVAQEEASRLFNDEKLFNSPETKNLKSFINEEYDQLNNFD; encoded by the coding sequence ATGGATTTAAGAAAGGTGTCACTAGCGCAGTTGCCTAGTGTTGGGCCGAAACGGTTAGAGGCGTTACAGTCATTAGGAATCAACAACGTTTATGACTTGCTGTTTTATTTCCCTTTTCGTTATGAAGATATGCAGGCCAAATCTTTAGATGACGCAGTGGATCAAGAAAAAATCCTTGTTAAAGGCGTAGTTGCCAGTGAACCAGTCGTATCACGCTTTGGCTACAAGAAAACACGTCTAAATGTTCGTTTGATGACTGATAATGAATCAATCATGGTGACTTTTTTTAATCAGCCTTGGTTAAAAGATAAGTTTAAAACAGGTAATGATGCTGCTGTATACGGCAAATGGAATGCCAATCGCCGTTCCTTAATGGGCATGAAAGTAATCGGCATTAATGATAATTCAGTCGATTCAGTTTATTCTGTTAACAAAAATATTCATCAAAAAACACTGATCAATCTGATTAAAGTAGCTTTTGAGAAATATCATGATCAAATTGATACGGTTGTTCCTAGTTACTTGCGACTGAAATATAAATTATTGGATGATGAACAGATTGTTTCGGGAATTCATTTTCCAAAAAATGAAGAACAAAGTGAAGAAGCCAGACGAAGTGCCAAATTTCGAGAGTTCTTCTTGTTCCAATGCGGTTTGCAAAGTATCAAACGAAATGACGATAACAAAAATATCGGTATCGTTGAAAAATACGATCAAAAGTTCTTAGATGACTTCATCCAGAGCTTGCCATTCAAGCTGACTGATGCTCAAAATCGCGTTGTAAAAGAAATTTTGCAAGATATGGCTTCTGATCATCATATGAATCGCTTGTTGCAAGGAGACGTTGGTTCTGGTAAGACGATTGTTTCAGTAATTGCTATGTTGGCTTCGGTGACAGCAGGTTATCAAGCAGCCATCATGGCACCAACTGAAATTTTGGCTCAACAACATTTTGACAAAATCAGTAAGTTGTTAACGCCTTTGAAGATAAGAACTGCTCTGTTAACTGGTTCTTTGACAAAAAAAGAACATGATTTTATCGCCGGCGATATTTTAAATGGTAAGACTAATATCGTGGTTGGAACTCATGCTTTGATACAAGACAGTGTTGAGTTTAAAGATTTAGGCTTTATCGTAATTGATGAGCAGCATCGTTTCGGAGTTAATCAAAGAAAAGCACTGCGGCAAAAAGGCGACAATCCCGACGTTTTAGCGATGACTGCAACACCGATTCCTAGAACTTTGGCAATTACGACTTATGGTGATATGGATGTCTCAAGAATTGATCAATTGCCTGCTGGTCGTAAGAAAATTGAAACTTATTGGATTCGCAGTCAAAAGATTGAACAGATGTATCAATTTGTGGCTAAAGAATTGCAAACGGGTTCACAAGTTTATGTAGTTACACCGTTGATTTCTGAATCAGAAACAATGGACTTAAAAAATGCTGAATTGATTTTTGATAAATTTACAGAATTATTTGGTAAAAAATATAAGATCGGTTTATTGCATGGTCAGATGCCAAATGACCAAAAAGAAGCCGTTATGAATGATTTCAGCGATAAGAAAATCGATGTTTTGGTATCGACAACTGTTATTGAAGTTGGTGTCGATGTTCCGAATGCTTCAGTAATGGTGATTTATGATGCTAATCGATTCGGATTATCACAATTGCACCAATTACGTGGCCGTGTTGGTCGTGGCGATAAACAATCTTATTGTATTTTGATTGCTGACCCTAAGAATGAATCGGCAGCTGAGCGAATGAAGATTTTGACTTCAACTAATGATGGCTTTGTTCTAGCTGAAGAAGATTTGAAAATGCGTGGTGCTGGTGACTTATTGGGAAATCGTCAATCAGGTTTGCCAGAATTTAAAATTGGTAATCCAATCAATGACATCAATATTTTGGAAGTGGCTCAAGAAGAGGCTAGTCGCTTGTTTAATGATGAGAAACTATTCAATAGTCCAGAGACTAAAAATTTGAAGTCGTTTATTAATGAAGAATATGATCAACTAAATAATTTTGATTAG
- the rnc gene encoding ribonuclease III, which translates to MLDPKFLEFLDEKYGIKFNNKKLVQRAMTHSSFDNEHKGLGIGDYERLEFLGDAVLEINISRYLFEKYPELPEGKLTRLRSDIVRTDSFARFAKEIQIDKYLLIGKGEEKQGARQRHTLLEDIFEAFNGALYLDQGNEVVNEFLKKVVYPHIDSGEFSEDTDFKTHLQEKLQQSGEVEIDYKVIDEEGPDHDKKFKVELIANGKILSKGLGYSKKHAEQMAAKRALDEL; encoded by the coding sequence ATGTTAGATCCAAAATTTTTAGAATTTTTAGATGAAAAGTATGGAATCAAGTTTAACAATAAAAAACTAGTTCAAAGAGCTATGACACATTCCTCATTTGATAACGAGCATAAAGGGCTTGGCATTGGGGATTATGAACGTCTAGAATTTTTGGGGGATGCAGTTTTGGAAATCAATATCTCCCGCTATCTCTTTGAAAAGTACCCAGAATTGCCAGAAGGTAAATTGACACGTTTAAGATCAGATATTGTCAGAACGGACAGCTTTGCTCGTTTTGCCAAAGAAATCCAAATCGATAAGTATTTGTTGATTGGTAAAGGTGAAGAAAAACAAGGTGCCCGTCAAAGACATACTTTGCTTGAGGATATTTTTGAAGCCTTTAACGGAGCTTTGTACTTGGATCAAGGTAATGAAGTTGTTAATGAATTTTTGAAAAAAGTAGTTTATCCACATATTGATTCAGGTGAATTTTCTGAAGATACTGATTTTAAGACACATCTTCAAGAAAAATTACAACAATCAGGTGAAGTCGAAATCGATTACAAGGTGATTGATGAAGAAGGTCCTGATCACGATAAGAAATTTAAAGTTGAACTAATTGCTAACGGTAAGATTTTGTCCAAGGGACTTGGATACAGCAAGAAACATGCTGAACAAATGGCAGCCAAAAGAGCATTAGATGAATTATAG
- a CDS encoding DAK2 domain-containing protein, translated as MVRVASHRLEKNAKFVNSLNVFPVPDGDTGTNMSLTIQSGFKAVNESESNHVGTLGKALAKGLLMGARGNSGVITSQIFRGFSKSIEDKESLTAMDLAKAFDDGVKTAYKAVMKPVEGTILTVARFGAESAMEKVKTTNDTVEILKAVVAGAKVGLEKTPSLLPVLKEVGVVDSGGQGLVFIYEGFLEGLSGVASDEEEYVPDERDMAEMVNANHHQSVQGQFNTDEIKNGYCTEMMVELGKNPTSDEKFENDKLRSYLDKIGDSLIVVSDDEVVKVHVHTNYPYKVWAAGRKYGSLSKIKIDNMRLQHETIVDDDEPMTPEAQPQAAIDYAVIAVSSGDGLTELFKSLGVTHVISGGQTMNPSTNDIVDAINKSNAKRALVLPNNSNIIMAAKQAVDLVDIPVAIVGSKTISQGMTAMLSFNPDAELSENEANMEDSLDTVKSGQITQAIRDTEIDGLKITKGHYMGIVDGKILVDDEDIISGTEKMLDKMIDEDSEVITILIGEDGNQDDAQKIADYLDDKYDDLETEIHQGDQPVYPYLISVE; from the coding sequence ATGGTGCGTGTTGCATCGCACAGACTTGAAAAGAATGCTAAGTTTGTAAACTCACTTAATGTCTTTCCGGTTCCTGATGGCGATACCGGAACCAATATGAGCTTAACTATACAAAGCGGTTTTAAGGCCGTAAATGAATCAGAGAGTAATCACGTAGGAACACTTGGAAAAGCTCTTGCAAAAGGACTTTTGATGGGTGCTCGTGGAAACTCAGGTGTTATTACATCACAAATCTTCCGTGGCTTTTCAAAGAGTATCGAAGATAAAGAGTCTTTGACAGCGATGGATTTGGCTAAGGCTTTTGATGACGGTGTAAAAACCGCTTATAAAGCAGTTATGAAACCTGTTGAAGGAACAATTTTGACAGTTGCTAGATTCGGTGCTGAGTCTGCTATGGAAAAAGTTAAGACAACTAATGATACAGTAGAAATCTTAAAAGCTGTTGTAGCCGGAGCTAAAGTAGGACTAGAAAAGACACCATCACTATTGCCAGTTTTAAAAGAAGTTGGTGTAGTTGACTCTGGTGGTCAAGGTTTAGTCTTTATTTATGAAGGCTTTTTAGAAGGTTTAAGTGGCGTTGCCAGTGACGAAGAAGAATATGTCCCTGATGAAAGAGACATGGCTGAAATGGTCAATGCTAACCACCACCAATCCGTTCAAGGTCAGTTCAATACAGATGAGATCAAAAATGGTTACTGTACAGAAATGATGGTTGAACTGGGCAAGAATCCAACTTCTGATGAAAAATTTGAAAATGATAAGTTACGTAGTTATTTAGATAAAATCGGTGACTCTTTAATTGTCGTTTCAGATGATGAAGTTGTTAAAGTTCACGTTCACACTAACTATCCTTACAAAGTTTGGGCAGCTGGTAGAAAATACGGTTCACTTTCAAAAATCAAGATTGATAATATGCGTTTGCAACATGAAACAATCGTTGATGATGACGAACCAATGACACCAGAAGCACAACCACAAGCAGCTATTGACTATGCAGTTATCGCTGTTTCATCTGGTGACGGCTTGACAGAACTCTTCAAGAGTTTAGGTGTAACGCACGTGATCAGTGGTGGACAAACAATGAATCCATCCACTAACGATATTGTCGATGCCATTAATAAATCAAATGCTAAACGTGCCTTAGTATTGCCAAACAACAGTAATATCATTATGGCTGCTAAACAAGCGGTTGATTTAGTTGATATTCCAGTCGCAATCGTTGGTTCTAAGACTATCTCTCAAGGAATGACGGCTATGCTTTCTTTCAATCCTGATGCAGAACTTTCAGAAAATGAAGCAAACATGGAAGATTCTTTGGATACAGTTAAGAGTGGTCAAATTACTCAAGCAATTCGTGATACTGAAATCGATGGTCTAAAGATCACTAAGGGTCATTACATGGGAATTGTCGATGGTAAGATTTTGGTTGACGACGAAGATATCATTTCAGGTACTGAAAAAATGCTTGATAAGATGATTGATGAGGATAGTGAAGTAATCACTATTTTAATCGGTGAAGATGGCAACCAAGATGACGCTCAAAAGATTGCTGACTACTTAGATGATAAGTATGATGACTTAGAGACAGAAATTCACCAAGGTGATCAACCAGTTTATCCTTATTTGATTTCGGTTGAATAA
- the plsX gene encoding phosphate acyltransferase PlsX yields the protein MKIAVDAMGGDNAPKVIVEGIEKARDEWKDLEFVLYGKESEIKKYLQNDERIKIVHTDEEILGTDEPVRAIRTKKNASMVLAAKSVKDGENDALFSLGNTGALLASGIFIVGRIKQVSRPALMPTLPVTNSTNGVNMLDVGANAEAKASYLQQWAIMGSIYAHDVKKIDQPRIALLNNGTEYDKGDTLHKEAYQLLKETEGINFIGNVESGDILAGVADVIVTDGFTGNAALKATEGTATILLKQLKDALLNNGIFTKMGAAIVSPSLKGMRKMFDTSQAGGAVLLGLKSPVIKAHGAADSKTVYYTVKQIYDMLTNDTINKANKYFEKMNAEK from the coding sequence ATGAAAATAGCTGTTGATGCTATGGGTGGCGATAACGCTCCTAAAGTAATTGTTGAGGGAATCGAAAAAGCTCGCGATGAGTGGAAAGATTTAGAATTCGTTCTCTATGGTAAAGAATCAGAAATTAAGAAGTATTTGCAAAATGACGAAAGAATCAAGATAGTTCACACCGATGAAGAAATCCTTGGAACTGATGAGCCAGTTAGGGCTATCAGAACTAAGAAAAATGCTTCAATGGTCTTGGCTGCTAAATCAGTCAAAGACGGCGAAAACGATGCCTTATTCTCATTGGGTAATACTGGAGCTTTGTTGGCTAGTGGAATCTTTATCGTTGGACGTATCAAACAAGTGTCTCGTCCAGCATTGATGCCAACTTTGCCAGTTACTAATTCTACTAATGGAGTTAATATGCTCGATGTTGGTGCTAATGCAGAAGCAAAAGCAAGTTACTTACAACAATGGGCCATTATGGGTTCAATCTATGCGCACGATGTTAAAAAAATCGACCAACCAAGAATTGCTTTGTTGAACAACGGAACTGAATATGACAAGGGTGATACTTTGCACAAAGAAGCTTATCAACTCTTAAAAGAAACTGAAGGCATCAACTTTATCGGAAACGTAGAATCTGGCGATATTTTAGCCGGAGTTGCGGATGTCATCGTAACTGACGGATTCACTGGAAACGCTGCCTTGAAGGCTACTGAGGGAACAGCAACGATATTGTTGAAGCAATTAAAGGACGCCTTGCTAAATAATGGTATCTTTACTAAAATGGGTGCAGCTATCGTTAGTCCATCACTAAAGGGTATGCGTAAGATGTTTGATACTTCTCAAGCTGGTGGAGCCGTATTGTTAGGCTTGAAATCTCCAGTAATCAAAGCCCACGGTGCAGCTGACAGTAAGACAGTCTATTATACTGTTAAACAAATTTATGATATGTTAACTAACGATACAATTAACAAAGCTAATAAATATTTCGAAAAAATGAACGCCGAAAAATAG